In Paracoccus jeotgali, the following are encoded in one genomic region:
- the holA gene encoding DNA polymerase III subunit delta — protein MILKGAEINRYLARPDPTRPALLIYGQDAMRVALKRAEAVAALTGPNADEEMRLTRIAGSELRKDQTLLRDAIKEVGFFPGQRVVLVEDAPDATAPAVEAAINDWSHGDAAIVVTAGGLTKSSALRKLFQTHKTAVTAPIYDDPPGQDEIAAWLSAAGLREVPQAAMRDLVTLSRALDPGDFRQMVEKIGLYKHGDSTPLEPAEIALLAPSTVEAEVDDLIDIVAEGRTGDFGPLMRRIEAQGILPVTICIAALRHFRALHAASADPGGAQAGLSRLRPPVFGPRRDRMARQVQAWGMRNLEDALHHLLETDLQLRSATRAPQMPLIERALIRLAMMPRGSR, from the coding sequence ATGATCCTGAAGGGGGCCGAGATCAACCGCTATCTCGCCCGGCCCGACCCGACCCGGCCGGCGCTGCTGATCTATGGGCAGGACGCCATGCGCGTGGCGCTGAAGCGGGCCGAGGCGGTGGCCGCCCTGACCGGCCCGAACGCGGACGAGGAGATGCGCCTGACCCGCATCGCCGGCAGCGAGCTACGCAAGGACCAGACCCTGCTGCGCGACGCGATCAAAGAGGTCGGCTTCTTCCCCGGTCAGCGCGTGGTGCTGGTCGAGGACGCGCCCGATGCCACCGCCCCCGCGGTCGAGGCCGCGATCAATGACTGGTCCCATGGCGACGCGGCCATTGTCGTGACGGCGGGCGGGCTGACCAAGTCATCGGCGCTGCGAAAGCTGTTCCAGACCCACAAGACCGCCGTGACCGCGCCGATCTATGACGACCCGCCCGGTCAGGACGAGATCGCCGCCTGGCTGTCCGCCGCCGGTCTGCGCGAGGTGCCGCAGGCCGCGATGCGCGATCTGGTGACGCTGTCGCGCGCGCTCGACCCCGGCGATTTCCGGCAGATGGTGGAGAAGATCGGGCTCTACAAGCATGGCGATTCGACACCCCTGGAACCGGCCGAGATCGCGCTGCTGGCCCCCAGCACGGTCGAGGCCGAGGTCGACGACCTGATCGACATCGTGGCCGAGGGGCGGACCGGCGATTTCGGCCCGCTGATGCGCCGGATCGAGGCGCAGGGCATCCTGCCGGTGACGATCTGCATCGCCGCGCTGCGCCATTTCCGCGCGCTGCACGCCGCCAGCGCCGATCCGGGCGGGGCGCAGGCGGGGCTTTCGCGGCTGCGCCCGCCGGTCTTTGGCCCGCGCCGCGACCGCATGGCGCGGCAGGTGCAGGCCTGGGGGATGCGCAACCTGGAAGACGCGCTGCATCATCTGCTGGAAACCGACCTGCAACTGCGCAGCGCCACCCGCGCGCCCCAGATGCCGCTGATCGAACGCGCGCTGATTCGCCTCGCGATGATGCCGCGCGGGTCGCGCTAG
- a CDS encoding TIGR03862 family flavoprotein: MDGAALVIGAGPAGLMAAEELARAGHQVIVAEAMPTPARKLLMAGKSGLNLTRDEPLPLFSRHIALGSTPAGQGYFAGAEGAFGPAQVMDWARGLGIELFTGSTGRVFPVGMKASPLLRAWLARLRGMGVDLRTRWRWQGFRDDALAFDTPEGARLLRPGVTVLALGGASWPRLGSDAAWVPFLAERGVPIAPFRPANMGLRVDWSPAMQRQFGQPVKGVAIHAGDQTSRGEWVISSKGIEGGGVYAVAAAIRDGADATLDLAPDLDHQRLAARFQRPRGKLSLGNWLRRVMGDPVRVALLLEWGGPLPTTPQGWAARCKALPLRHAGPIGLDRAISSAGGIRLDALTEGLELRALPGMFAAGEMLDWEAPTGGYLLTHCLGSGRWAGQAAVRRLASER; this comes from the coding sequence ATGGATGGCGCGGCCCTGGTCATCGGCGCCGGCCCGGCGGGGCTGATGGCGGCCGAGGAACTGGCCCGCGCCGGCCATCAGGTCATTGTGGCCGAGGCGATGCCCACCCCCGCGCGCAAGCTGCTGATGGCCGGGAAATCCGGGCTGAACCTGACCCGCGACGAGCCGCTGCCGCTGTTTTCCCGCCACATCGCCCTTGGCAGCACGCCTGCAGGGCAGGGTTATTTCGCGGGCGCCGAGGGCGCTTTCGGCCCGGCGCAGGTGATGGATTGGGCGCGGGGGCTGGGGATCGAGCTGTTCACCGGCTCGACCGGGCGGGTGTTTCCTGTGGGCATGAAAGCCTCGCCCCTGCTGCGGGCCTGGCTGGCGCGGCTGCGGGGCATGGGCGTCGATCTGCGCACCCGCTGGCGCTGGCAGGGGTTCCGCGACGATGCCCTCGCCTTCGACACGCCCGAGGGCGCGCGCCTGCTGCGCCCCGGCGTCACGGTTCTGGCGCTTGGCGGGGCAAGCTGGCCGCGCCTGGGGTCGGACGCCGCATGGGTGCCGTTTCTGGCCGAACGCGGCGTGCCGATCGCGCCCTTCCGGCCCGCGAACATGGGGCTGCGCGTCGACTGGTCGCCCGCCATGCAGCGGCAGTTTGGCCAGCCGGTCAAGGGCGTGGCGATCCATGCCGGCGACCAGACCAGCCGGGGCGAGTGGGTGATTTCGTCCAAGGGGATCGAGGGCGGGGGCGTCTATGCCGTCGCCGCAGCGATCCGCGACGGGGCAGACGCGACGCTGGATCTGGCGCCCGATCTGGACCACCAACGGCTGGCGGCGCGGTTCCAGCGGCCGCGCGGCAAGCTGTCGCTCGGCAACTGGCTGCGCCGGGTCATGGGCGATCCGGTGCGGGTGGCGCTGCTGCTGGAGTGGGGGGGCCCGCTGCCCACAACCCCGCAAGGCTGGGCCGCGCGCTGCAAGGCGCTGCCGCTGCGCCATGCCGGGCCGATCGGCCTCGACCGGGCGATTTCATCGGCGGGCGGCATCCGGCTGGACGCCCTGACCGAGGGGCTGGAGTTGCGCGCCCTGCCCGGCATGTTTGCCGCCGGCGAGATGCTGGATTGGGAGGCGCCGACCGGGGGATACCTGCTGACCCACTGCCTCGGCTCGGGAAGATGGGCGGGACAGGCAGCGGTGCGGCGGCTGGCTTCGGAGCGTTGA
- the leuS gene encoding leucine--tRNA ligase, with protein MPYDPARSEPHWQQEWAKADSFRAVRDERPKYYVLEMFPYPSGRVHMGHVRNYAMGDVVARFKRAQGYSVLHPMGWDAFGMPAENAAMEQGGHPRDWTYANIVTMRDQLKPLGLSIDWSREFATCDDSYVHQQQAMFLDMLKAGLITRKSAQVNWDPVDMTVLANEQVIDGKGWRSGAPVERKELTQWFFRISDHAEELLEALDDLDGWPEKVRLMQANWIGRSRGLEFSFDLVDAPAGAKPIEVYTTRPDTLMGASFVALSPDHPLIRDLAAQQPELSAFIAECKRVGTTEEAIETAPKLGFDTGLRVKHPLDPAWELPVWVANFVLMDYGTGAIFGSPAHDERDHEFAQKYDLPIRAAFGQPGMTTAQADELVAAEPYVPTRSEAVEYVRPLAGEAVQTGDAAVAAAIELAEAQGWGRGVTRFRLRDWGISRQRYWGCPIPVVHCADCGTVPEARENLPVLLPLDVSFDRPGNPLDRHPSWAQTTCPQCGGAARRETDTMDTFVDSSWYYARFTSPNANTPTDRADADYWMNVDQYIGGIEHAILHLLYSRFFARAMVQTGHLPESAREPFNALFTQGMVTHEIYKTTDARGRPVYHLPEDVQDGHLADGTPVQIVPSAKMSKSKKNVVDPVNIVQSFGADTARWFMLSDSPPERDVEWTAAGAEAANKFLARVWRMAAETPEVGDDPDLAKAAHRAIADVTASIEGFAFNKAVARIYSLANSIAKSPAGGAQRQEALRILAVLMSPMVPHLAEDVWAKAGGQGLVVDAPWPQVDPAMLEDDSVTLPVQINGKRRAEITVPKDMPKDQIEQLVLADPTVQRFLEGASPKKLIVVPGRIVNVVA; from the coding sequence ATGCCCTATGATCCCGCCCGCAGCGAACCCCATTGGCAACAGGAATGGGCCAAGGCCGACAGCTTTCGCGCCGTGCGGGACGAGCGGCCGAAATACTATGTCCTCGAGATGTTCCCCTACCCCTCGGGCCGGGTGCATATGGGCCATGTCCGCAACTATGCGATGGGCGATGTCGTGGCCCGCTTCAAGCGCGCGCAGGGATATTCCGTGCTGCATCCGATGGGCTGGGACGCCTTCGGGATGCCGGCCGAGAACGCGGCGATGGAACAGGGCGGCCACCCTCGCGACTGGACCTATGCCAACATCGTCACCATGCGCGACCAGCTGAAGCCGCTGGGCCTGTCCATCGACTGGAGCCGAGAATTCGCCACCTGCGACGATTCCTATGTCCATCAGCAGCAGGCCATGTTCCTCGACATGCTCAAGGCCGGGCTGATCACGCGCAAATCGGCGCAGGTGAACTGGGACCCGGTCGACATGACGGTGCTGGCCAACGAGCAGGTGATCGACGGCAAGGGCTGGCGCTCGGGCGCGCCGGTCGAGCGCAAGGAGCTGACGCAGTGGTTCTTCCGCATCTCGGACCATGCCGAAGAGCTGCTGGAGGCGCTGGACGATCTGGACGGCTGGCCGGAAAAGGTCCGGCTGATGCAGGCCAACTGGATCGGCCGGTCGCGCGGGCTGGAATTCAGCTTTGATCTGGTCGACGCCCCCGCAGGCGCCAAGCCGATCGAGGTCTATACCACCCGCCCCGACACGCTGATGGGTGCGTCCTTCGTGGCGCTGTCGCCGGATCATCCCCTGATCCGCGATCTGGCGGCGCAGCAGCCGGAACTGTCGGCCTTCATCGCCGAATGCAAGCGCGTCGGCACCACCGAAGAAGCCATCGAAACGGCGCCCAAGCTGGGCTTCGACACCGGGCTGCGGGTGAAGCATCCGCTTGATCCGGCGTGGGAATTGCCGGTCTGGGTGGCGAATTTCGTGCTGATGGATTACGGCACCGGCGCGATCTTCGGCAGCCCCGCCCATGACGAGCGTGACCACGAATTCGCGCAGAAATACGACCTGCCGATTCGCGCCGCCTTCGGCCAGCCCGGCATGACCACGGCGCAGGCCGATGAACTGGTCGCGGCCGAACCCTATGTCCCGACCCGCAGCGAGGCGGTGGAATATGTCCGCCCCCTCGCTGGCGAGGCCGTGCAGACCGGCGACGCCGCCGTGGCCGCCGCCATCGAACTGGCCGAGGCGCAGGGCTGGGGCCGCGGCGTGACTCGCTTCCGGCTGCGCGACTGGGGCATCTCGCGGCAGCGCTATTGGGGCTGTCCGATCCCGGTCGTCCATTGCGCGGATTGCGGGACCGTGCCGGAAGCGCGCGAGAACCTGCCGGTGCTGCTGCCGCTGGATGTCAGCTTTGACCGCCCCGGCAACCCGCTGGACCGGCACCCAAGCTGGGCGCAGACCACCTGCCCGCAATGCGGCGGCGCGGCGCGGCGCGAGACCGACACCATGGACACCTTTGTCGATTCGTCCTGGTATTACGCGCGCTTCACCTCGCCCAATGCCAACACGCCCACCGACCGGGCGGATGCGGATTACTGGATGAATGTCGACCAGTATATCGGCGGCATCGAACACGCGATCCTGCACCTGCTCTATTCCCGGTTCTTCGCCAGGGCGATGGTGCAGACCGGCCACCTGCCCGAATCCGCGCGCGAGCCGTTCAACGCGCTGTTCACCCAAGGCATGGTCACGCATGAGATCTACAAGACCACCGACGCGCGCGGCCGGCCGGTCTATCACCTGCCCGAAGATGTTCAGGACGGCCATCTGGCTGACGGCACGCCGGTCCAGATCGTGCCCTCGGCCAAGATGTCGAAATCCAAGAAGAACGTCGTCGATCCGGTGAACATCGTGCAAAGCTTCGGGGCTGACACCGCGCGCTGGTTCATGCTGTCCGACAGCCCGCCCGAACGGGACGTGGAATGGACCGCCGCCGGGGCCGAGGCGGCCAACAAGTTCCTCGCCCGCGTCTGGCGCATGGCCGCCGAGACGCCCGAGGTCGGCGACGATCCCGACCTCGCCAAGGCCGCCCACCGCGCGATTGCCGATGTCACCGCGTCGATCGAGGGTTTCGCCTTCAACAAGGCCGTGGCCCGGATCTACAGCCTCGCCAACAGCATCGCGAAGTCGCCTGCCGGCGGCGCGCAGCGGCAAGAGGCGCTGCGGATCCTCGCCGTGCTGATGTCGCCGATGGTGCCGCATCTGGCCGAGGATGTCTGGGCCAAGGCGGGCGGTCAGGGGCTGGTGGTCGACGCGCCCTGGCCGCAGGTCGATCCGGCGATGCTGGAAGATGACAGCGTCACCCTGCCGGTCCAGATCAACGGCAAGCGCCGGGCCGAGATCACCGTGCCCAAGGACATGCCCAAGGACCAGATCGAACAGCTGGTGCTGGCCGATCCCACCGTGCAGCGTTTCCTGGAAGGCGCCAGCCCGAAAAAGCTGATCGTGGTGCCGGGGCGGATCGTCAATGTCGTTGCCTGA
- a CDS encoding PaaI family thioesterase — protein sequence MIDPARLREISDNQPEFARHLGIRLVSAEQNRVEMELPVTMALSNRNGVMHGGAILGLTDNAGGTAASINLAPDENTVTIESKVNFLRPIRIDDVARAVAVPVHIGSTTQIWEITVTRGDGKVAARVTQTQMTLAWKDPAPVPAG from the coding sequence ATGATCGACCCTGCGCGCCTTCGCGAAATCTCTGACAATCAGCCCGAATTCGCCCGCCATCTGGGCATCCGTCTGGTCAGCGCCGAGCAGAACCGGGTCGAGATGGAGCTGCCGGTCACCATGGCATTGTCGAACCGCAACGGGGTCATGCATGGCGGCGCGATCCTGGGGCTGACGGACAATGCGGGCGGCACGGCGGCGTCGATCAACCTCGCCCCGGACGAAAATACCGTGACCATCGAATCCAAGGTCAATTTCCTGCGCCCGATCCGCATCGACGATGTCGCCCGCGCCGTGGCCGTGCCCGTCCATATCGGCAGCACCACCCAGATCTGGGAGATCACCGTGACCCGCGGCGACGGCAAGGTCGCCGCCCGCGTGACCCAGACCCAGATGACGCTGGCGTGGAAAGACCCCGCCCCGGTGCCTGCCGGCTGA
- the lptE gene encoding LPS assembly lipoprotein LptE, whose amino-acid sequence MSLPDGLTRRGLLLGAGAWAGLALTGCALTPAYGPGGSGRALYGRVALRAPDDVDSFAMNGRMIERLGPENDAEFALDYRLTTASLAQGITRDEVTTRYSLNGTADFSLSRLDTGAVVAGGRVSSFTSYSAIGTSIATLSAERDAHERLMVMLADQIVTRLLASKLTP is encoded by the coding sequence ATGTCGTTGCCTGACGGCCTGACCCGGCGCGGCCTGTTGCTCGGCGCCGGCGCCTGGGCCGGGCTGGCGCTGACCGGTTGCGCGCTGACCCCGGCCTATGGGCCGGGCGGCAGCGGGCGCGCGCTGTATGGCCGGGTGGCGCTGCGGGCGCCGGACGATGTCGACAGTTTTGCCATGAATGGCCGGATGATCGAGCGGCTGGGGCCGGAAAACGACGCCGAATTCGCGCTCGATTACCGGCTAACCACCGCCTCGCTGGCCCAAGGCATCACGCGGGACGAGGTGACGACGCGCTATTCGCTGAACGGCACCGCCGATTTCTCGCTGAGCCGGCTGGATACCGGCGCGGTGGTGGCCGGCGGGCGGGTCAGCAGCTTTACCAGCTATTCCGCCATCGGCACCTCGATCGCGACGCTCTCGGCGGAACGCGACGCGCATGAGCGGCTGATGGTGATGCTGGCCGACCAGATCGTGACCCGGCTGCTGGCCAGCAAGCTGACGCCATGA
- a CDS encoding pseudouridine synthase, translating to MSFVYTPPSDPPVILHHDHQVLVVDKQAGLLSVPGRGEDRADCLIARLRLAFPTVLLVHRLDLDTSGVMVFALTPHAQRDLSRQFEERKTKKTYVARVAGRVADKTGSVELPLIVDWPNRPRQKVDHDQGRPARTEWRVDRASDAETRIRLFPITGRSHQLRVHMAEIGHPILGDSLYATGADADHPRLMLHAESLRFRHPESGIQQGFSAPAPF from the coding sequence ATGAGCTTTGTCTACACTCCGCCGTCCGATCCGCCGGTGATCCTGCATCACGACCATCAGGTGCTGGTCGTGGACAAGCAGGCCGGGCTGCTGTCGGTGCCGGGCCGGGGCGAGGACCGCGCCGACTGCCTGATCGCGCGGTTGCGGCTGGCCTTTCCGACGGTGCTTCTGGTGCATCGGCTGGACCTCGACACCTCGGGGGTGATGGTCTTTGCGCTGACGCCGCACGCGCAGCGCGACCTGTCGCGCCAGTTCGAAGAGCGGAAGACCAAAAAGACCTATGTGGCCCGCGTCGCCGGGCGGGTGGCCGACAAGACCGGTAGCGTCGAATTGCCGCTGATCGTGGACTGGCCGAACCGGCCCCGGCAAAAGGTCGATCACGATCAGGGCCGCCCGGCCCGGACCGAGTGGCGGGTCGACCGCGCCAGCGATGCCGAGACCCGCATCAGGCTGTTCCCGATCACCGGGCGCAGCCATCAATTGCGCGTCCACATGGCCGAGATCGGGCACCCGATCCTGGGCGACAGCCTTTACGCCACAGGCGCGGACGCCGACCATCCGCGCCTGATGCTGCATGCCGAGTCGCTGCGCTTTCGCCACCCCGAAAGCGGCATCCAGCAGGGCTTTTCCGCGCCTGCCCCGTTCTAG
- a CDS encoding glutathione S-transferase family protein, translating into MYQVIGARTTRSFRVIWMLEELDRPYQVTPAAPQSDSVVSLNPGGKVPVLVADGTPISDSTAIIQYLADRHGALTYPAGTLERARQDSLTQFLLDEFDALLWTAARHTFILPEELRIAGIKDTLRWEFRNSQQTLTRRVGNGPFLMGETMTVPDIILTHCLGWAQVARFEIAEDWLSDYHQRMRARPAFQRAEAS; encoded by the coding sequence ATGTATCAGGTGATCGGCGCGCGAACGACGCGCAGCTTCCGGGTGATCTGGATGCTGGAAGAGTTGGACCGGCCCTATCAGGTGACACCGGCCGCGCCGCAGTCGGACAGCGTGGTCAGCCTCAACCCCGGCGGCAAGGTGCCGGTGCTGGTCGCGGACGGGACGCCGATCTCGGATTCGACGGCGATCATCCAATATCTCGCCGACCGCCACGGCGCGCTGACCTATCCCGCCGGCACGCTGGAACGCGCCCGGCAGGACAGCCTGACCCAGTTCCTGCTGGACGAATTCGACGCGCTGCTGTGGACCGCCGCGCGTCACACCTTCATCCTGCCCGAAGAGCTGCGCATCGCCGGCATCAAGGACACCCTGCGGTGGGAGTTCCGCAACAGCCAGCAGACTTTGACCCGCCGCGTCGGCAACGGGCCCTTCCTGATGGGCGAGACGATGACGGTGCCCGACATCATCCTGACCCATTGCCTCGGTTGGGCGCAGGTCGCCCGCTTCGAGATCGCCGAGGACTGGCTGTCGGACTATCACCAACGCATGCGCGCCCGCCCGGCCTTCCAGCGCGCCGAGGCCAGCTGA
- a CDS encoding LysE family translocator, giving the protein MILDVLQNIPTASLLTFVGGGLLLNLAPGQDVMFASACGIRGGPRAGALAGLGVGLGVAFHLMLATVGLGAIAASHPGLLVAVRYLGAGYLLYLAWQAWHETPTAPTARTPENPWRIVRRGALSNILNPKPVLFLLAFLPQFTRPDYGPVWQQVLGLGLIFTVTGTLITMGYGLVAGWLGLRLGRHLRALNRLAAVIFGGLALRLVLK; this is encoded by the coding sequence ATGATCCTGGACGTGCTGCAGAATATCCCGACCGCCTCGCTGCTGACCTTCGTCGGCGGCGGCCTGCTTTTGAACCTCGCGCCGGGGCAGGACGTGATGTTCGCCTCGGCCTGCGGAATCCGGGGCGGACCGCGCGCGGGCGCCTTGGCGGGGCTGGGCGTGGGGCTGGGGGTGGCGTTTCACCTGATGCTGGCAACGGTGGGGCTGGGCGCGATCGCGGCCTCGCATCCGGGGCTGTTGGTGGCGGTGCGCTATCTGGGGGCGGGCTATCTGCTGTATCTGGCCTGGCAGGCCTGGCACGAGACGCCCACGGCCCCGACCGCGCGGACGCCCGAAAACCCGTGGCGGATCGTGCGGCGCGGGGCGCTGTCGAACATCCTGAACCCCAAGCCGGTGCTGTTCCTGCTGGCCTTCCTGCCGCAATTCACCCGGCCCGACTACGGCCCGGTCTGGCAGCAGGTGTTGGGGCTGGGGCTGATCTTTACCGTCACCGGCACGCTGATCACGATGGGCTACGGGCTGGTCGCGGGCTGGCTGGGGCTGCGGCTGGGGCGGCATCTGCGGGCGCTGAACCGGCTGGCGGCGGTGATCTTTGGCGGGCTGGCGCTGCGGCTGGTGCTGAAATGA